The following proteins come from a genomic window of Dehalogenimonas sp. THU2:
- a CDS encoding response regulator transcription factor has product MNKTRIMICDEQPFFRSGVAHALENRPEYEVMECDPSDGPLEKIEAALPEIVLLGSDLTAHNSLDLGRKIVRLFPNTRVIILSPDPNDAELFDVIRTAAVACLKKSSTPAELVEIIQRASRGEYPINESLLSPSIAQRVLSNFKELGEIDQGLDVVTPLTQRESQILMRVTEGRTNKQIASELKISEQTIKNHISAILRKLNANDRAHAAVLAIRRGYIPLGRDTGIETNN; this is encoded by the coding sequence ATGAATAAGACCAGGATCATGATCTGCGACGAGCAGCCCTTTTTCCGGTCCGGCGTAGCTCACGCCCTGGAGAACCGGCCGGAATACGAGGTGATGGAGTGCGACCCCTCGGATGGCCCACTGGAAAAGATCGAGGCCGCCCTGCCGGAGATAGTCCTGCTGGGATCGGACCTCACCGCGCATAACAGCCTGGATCTGGGTCGCAAGATAGTCCGCCTCTTCCCCAACACCCGCGTCATCATCCTGTCGCCGGATCCCAATGACGCCGAACTCTTCGATGTCATCCGCACCGCCGCCGTGGCCTGCCTCAAGAAAAGCTCCACACCCGCGGAACTGGTGGAGATCATTCAGCGCGCCTCCCGCGGTGAGTATCCCATTAACGAGAGCCTGCTAAGCCCCAGCATCGCCCAGCGGGTACTCAGCAATTTCAAGGAACTGGGAGAGATAGATCAAGGCCTGGACGTGGTCACGCCGCTTACCCAGCGGGAAAGCCAGATCCTCATGCGCGTCACCGAAGGCCGTACCAACAAGCAGATCGCCTCGGAGCTCAAGATCTCCGAGCAGACCATCAAAAACCACATTTCGGCCATTCTGCGCAAGCTGAACGCCAATGACCGCGCCCACGCCGCCGTGCTGGCCATCCGCCGCGGCTACATTCCGTTAGGCCGGGATACCGGAATAGAAACCAACAACTAA
- a CDS encoding helix-turn-helix domain-containing protein yields the protein MGQTTNQTAVTPMLTTSEVAVILNVHINTVRRWSNQGTLRSYQLGPRGDRRFRREDIDAFLSGHQSRGNGVHPADELEEETL from the coding sequence ATGGGTCAGACAACGAACCAAACGGCGGTTACACCGATGCTGACCACCTCGGAGGTGGCTGTGATCCTGAACGTTCACATCAATACCGTCCGGCGCTGGAGCAACCAGGGCACGCTGAGGTCCTATCAGCTGGGTCCCCGCGGCGATCGCCGCTTCCGGCGCGAGGACATAGACGCCTTCCTGTCCGGGCACCAGTCCCGGGGTAACGGGGTTCACCCCGCCGATGAACTGGAGGAAGAAACGCTATGA